A genomic region of Stegostoma tigrinum isolate sSteTig4 chromosome 15, sSteTig4.hap1, whole genome shotgun sequence contains the following coding sequences:
- the ccnb3 gene encoding G2/mitotic-specific cyclin-B3 encodes MPQASEAKNAQHGPFGKEPSIMEKDDGFQIKRSPSSPQGGPKKRSAFEDLTNAKQGQDLVSKKKPGKVVGKKTQKSVIAQETLKNEENNLKSTGPKASLEHQDNAGEQKICKVPAPSEEKAADVNKSADLKLPAYDEVDEENLKDPFLNAIYANDIFNYMKEREKQFVLKGYMEKQPDLNIEMRGILVDWMVEVQENFELNHETLYLAVKLVDHYLAVAVCMRETLQLLGSTAILIAAKFDERCPPCVDDFLYICDDAYQREELLSMEVNILRTLKFDINIPVAYRFLRRYAKCARANLETLTLARYICELTLQEYEFIWESASKLAASCLLLALKMKELGGWTPTLEHYTGYHITDLHSLVRRLNLLLYSKPDEKLKAVRYKYAHKVFFEVAKIPPVDVLKLEDELKEDT; translated from the exons ATGCCGCAAGCCTCGGAAGCAAAAAACGCTCAACATGGACCATTTGGGAAAGAGCCTTCAATAATGGAGAAG GATGATGGCTTTCAAATCAAACGTTCCCCTTCTTCACCCCAGGGTGGGCCCAAGAAGAGATCAGCTTTTGAAGACCTCACAAAT GCTAAACAAGGTCAAGATCTGGTTTCAAAGAAAAAACCTGGGAAGGTCGTGGGTAAGAAAACGCAAAAAAGTGTCATTGCACAAGAAACATTAAAAAACGAAGAGAATAATTTAAAAAG TACAGGACCTAAAGCTTCTTTGGAGCATCAGGACAATGCAGGAGAACAGAAAATATGTAAGGTGCCAGCACCATCAGAGGAAAAAGCAGCTGATGTAAATAAATCAGCAGACCTGAAG TTGCCTGCCTATGATGAAGTTGATGAAGAGAATTTGAAAGACCCATTCCTGAATGCAATCTATGCAAATGATATATTCAACTATatgaaggagagggag AAACAATTTGTTCTAAAAGGCTATATGGAAAAGCAACCAGACCTAAACATTGAGATGAGGGGAATTTTGGTCGACTGGATGGTTGAGGTACAG GAAAATTTTGAACTGAATCATGAGACTCTGTACCTAGCAGTTAAGCTAGTGGATCATTACCTGGCCGTGgcagtgtgtatgagagaaacgCTACAACTTCTGGGTTCCACTGCAATCCTCATTGCTGCAAAGTTTGAT GAACGCTGTCCTCCCTGTGTGGATGATTTCTTGTACATTTGTGATGATGCATATCAAAGGGAGGAACTGCTTTCAATGGAGGTGAACATTCTCCGAACCTTGAAGTTTGATATCAATATTCCTGTGGCCTATCGATTCTTGAGAAGATATGCAAAG TGTGCGAGAGCTAACCTCGAGACATTGACGCTTGCTCGTTATATCTGTGAGTTGACCCTGCAGGAATATGAGTTTATCTGGGAGAGTGCTTCTAAATTAGCAGCAtcctgcctgctgctggccctAAAGATGAAAGAGCTTGGAGGATGG ACTCCAACTCTGGAACATTACACTGGATATCACATCACTGACTTGCACTCACTGGTGAGGAGACTAAACCTTTTACTTTACAGTAAGCCGGATGAAAAGTTGAAGGCTGTGCGGTACAAGTACGCTCACAA GGTATTCTTTGAAGTAGCAAAAATTCCACCTGTCGATGTACTGAAGTTAGAAGACGAGTTGAAGGAGGATACATGA